The following are encoded together in the Gimesia chilikensis genome:
- a CDS encoding ribonucleotide-diphosphate reductase subunit beta: MTILNSNTSGSPSLTPVGDTPTGRFKADKKRLINCSQVDVNQLMPLKYHWAWEHYLNGCANHWMPTEVGMTKDIEMWRSSKLSEGERFVIMRNLGFFATAESLVANNIVLAIFKHVTNAECRQYLLRQAFEEAVHSHTFLYIVESLGLNESEVFNMYHEVPAIAKKDQLEMELTSEILDPDFSTDSFEGTQAFLKNLIGYYLIMEGLFFYTGFVMVLSFHRRNMMTGIGEQFQYILRDETIHLNFGIDLINGIKQENPEVWTPEFQQTIIDRVKYAAELEIEYAKDCLPTGILGLNGDLFREYVQHIADRRLERIGLPAQYGSSNPFPWMSETMDLSKEKNFFETRVTEYQSSGSLTWD; this comes from the coding sequence ATGACAATTCTCAATTCCAATACATCCGGTTCTCCTTCACTGACTCCCGTAGGAGATACCCCCACGGGCCGCTTCAAGGCGGATAAAAAACGACTGATTAACTGCTCGCAGGTCGATGTCAACCAGCTGATGCCGCTGAAGTATCACTGGGCCTGGGAACATTACCTGAATGGCTGTGCGAACCACTGGATGCCCACCGAAGTCGGAATGACCAAGGACATCGAAATGTGGCGTTCCAGCAAGCTCAGCGAAGGCGAGCGGTTTGTGATCATGCGGAACCTGGGATTCTTTGCGACTGCAGAGAGCCTGGTGGCCAACAACATCGTGCTGGCCATCTTCAAGCATGTGACCAACGCTGAATGCCGTCAGTACCTGCTGCGTCAGGCGTTTGAAGAAGCCGTGCACTCGCATACCTTCCTGTACATCGTGGAAAGCCTGGGACTCAACGAGTCTGAGGTCTTCAACATGTACCACGAAGTACCTGCGATCGCCAAAAAAGATCAGCTGGAGATGGAACTGACTTCCGAAATTCTGGATCCTGATTTCTCCACCGATTCCTTCGAAGGAACTCAGGCATTCCTGAAGAACCTGATTGGCTACTACCTGATCATGGAAGGTCTGTTCTTCTACACCGGTTTCGTGATGGTGCTCTCGTTCCATCGCCGCAACATGATGACTGGAATCGGGGAACAGTTCCAGTACATCCTGCGGGACGAAACCATTCACCTGAACTTCGGGATCGACCTGATCAACGGCATCAAGCAGGAAAACCCGGAAGTCTGGACTCCCGAGTTTCAGCAGACCATCATCGATCGCGTCAAGTATGCGGCCGAACTCGAAATCGAGTACGCTAAAGACTGTCTGCCCACCGGGATTCTGGGACTGAACGGCGATCTGTTCCGCGAATACGTGCAGCACATTGCTGACCGTCGTCTGGAACGTATCGGTCTGCCCGCCCAGTACGGTTCTTCGAATCCGTTCCCCTGGATGAGCGAAACCATGGACCTTTCGAAGGAAAAGAACTTCTTCGAAACCCGCGTGACCGAATACCAGAGCTCAGGTTCACTGACCTGGGACTGA